The window GTGGAAAAAGGTATGCTGGGATATTCTGATTATGTAGTTGCACTATCCGATAGAAGAATAAATGATATAGTCAACAAAGATGAAATTGATGATATTAGATGTACTATAGTCTGGGACGATATATTGCAAGCTCCCATCTATAAAGGACAAGAGATAGGTAAGGCGACATTCACCTTAAATGGAGTAAAGCTAGGCGAATGCAGATTAATTGCTGGCAACAGAGTTGTACAAGCCGTTAAATGTGCTGAAGGAGCTAGAAGACATTTATATTATATCTTTGTATTGCTTATGATGCTCCTGTTGCTGATATTATTTATCAGTATTAAAAACAGAAAACTAAAAAAGACACAAAGGTATTAAAAAAGTTTAATTTGGAGTATAATTATAATAAATAATAATATATTTAAAGGGCAAAATTATACAGGAGGTGATCTTATGGAAAACACTCTCAAGAAGATATTGCTTTCAGGATTGGGAACTGCAACATTTACATATGAAAAAGCAGTGGAATTGATAGATGAAATGGCTAAAAAAGGTGAACTAACGTTGAAACAGGCAAAAGAATTAAACCAAGAATTAAAGAAAAAGGTAGAAGACAATGTAGAAAAAGACGATGAAGTTGTAACTGTTAAGAAATTTAATCAGATGATAGATTCCATGAATTTCGCTACAAAACAGGATATACAGGAACTTAAAGATATGATAAACAGTTTGAAAAATAATTAAAAATACCTTATTTTATAAGGTATTTTTTTAAGATGTGTGATGCTATGAAAAAAACGAATGAGAGAAAAAGAATAAGACAGATAATATCGGTTTTTATAAAACACGGGGTAAAAAGAGGTATATTAAATCCTGAACAGTTGCGACTTGCCTTGGAGGAACTGGGACCTACATTTATAAAGATAGGGCAGATGTTGTCTACTCGTCCTGATATACTTCCAGATTCATATATCGTAGAGTTTGAAAAATTGCAGGATAATGTAAAAGCTGTAGAATATGAGCAGATAAATGATATTATAAAGGAAGAGCTTGGAAAACCTACAGATCAGATATTCCAAACCTTCCAAAAGCAACCTATTGCTACTGCATCTATGGCACAAGTACATTATGCTACTATGAGGGACGGAGGAGAAGTAGTTGTAAAAGTCCTGCGGCCCCAAATAAGAGAAACCATGCTTAATGATATTTCCATACTGAGAGGCCTTACCAGATTATTCAAGTTTAGATTACAGGACACTGTGGTAGATCCCAGCCAGGTTGTGGACGAGCTTTGGAAAACAGCTCAACAGGAGCTGGATTTAAAAAAAGAGGCCCAAAACCTGCATCGGTTTGGAGATAACAACAAAGATATTAAATATATAAAATGTCCTCGGCCTTATGATGAATATACTACCTCTAATATACTGGTGATGGATTACATAGGGGGCATAAAGATTACTGATATAAACACTTTGGAGACAGAAGGTTATGATGTACAAGAGATAGCCGAAAAACTTGCATCAAACTATCTAAAGCAGATTTTTGAAGACGGTTTTTTTCATGCAGATCCCCATCCAGGCAATATATTGATAGACGACAAAAAAATAGCCTATCTGGATTTGGGCATGGTAGGGATGCTGGATGAAAAAATGCTGAAAAAGCTTAATATATTTTTGTATGCTGTTGCTATGGGGGATTTGGATTCCATGACCCAGTCGGTGATCAGGATAGGGATTATGAGGAAAAAGGTAAATATCAACAGATTATATTCCGATATAGAACAGATATACAACAGCTATATAGACAGGTCTTTTTACAATATAGACTTACCTAGATTTATGGACGAAGTCCTAAAAGCTGCAAAAAGAAACAATATAGCCATGCCCAGTGATGTGACCATGCTTATAAAGGGCATAATGACAATTGAAGGATTGCTCACCAAGTTGGCTCCTGAAATAAGCATTATGGATATAGCTATACCCTATGTAAAAGAAAAAATGCTGGAAAACAGGGATCTGAAAAAGGATTTTTTAGAACATCTAGAAAGTATTTATGCTTTTTCAAAATCAGGGATTAAATTGCCGGCAAAAATGCTGGAGTTGGTCAACAGTGCCCTGGCAGGAAAGTTAAAAGTCCAGATGGAACATATAAATTTAGAAAATAGTATCAGTGAATTGAGCAAAATGGTAAACAGGCTTGTTTTTGGACTTATAGTAGCTGCGTTGATTGTGGCATCGGCTATAGTTATAAATGCAAATGTAGGGCCTAAGATATACGATATTTCTATCTTTGGTATTTTAGGATATGTTGGAGCAGGAATGATGGGAATTTTGCTGTTGGTATCTATATTGAGGTCGGGCAAGATGTGAAATAGGGAGGAGTTAGCTGTGGAAATATTCCGGGATATTGATTTTAAATTTGATAGTGATAAGTTCTATAGAAGAATTAATTTAGATAAATATATGTCATTAAAGGGTGACGTGGATGATTTATTGGATAAAGCAATTCCTCTGATCAAACCCAAAGCAGTTTACAAAGTAAGTTTCATAGAAAAAAAGACTGATGATTCTATCGATATAGGTGAGGCGATATTTGAAAGTAAAACAATGGTAAAAAACTTGAAAGATGTACATAGGATATTTCCGTATATAGCTACATGTGGCAATGAATTGGAAGATTTAGAGCAAGGGCTAGAAGATGTGCTGGAAAGGTTTTGGCTGGACGTGCTGAAGGAGATGGCCTTGCAAGATGCAATTTTATTTATAAACAGGTATATAAAAGATAAATATGCAATGAAAAAGATGGCTTCCATGAATCCCGGTTCAGCTGATATAGACGTGTGGCCGATAGAGCAGCAAGAAAGATTATTTTCCATATTTGGAGACGTTGAATCTTTGATAGGAGTAAAACTCACCCAAAGCTGTTTGATGATTCCTAACAAAAGTATATCAGGCTTTTATTTTCCTACTACGGTAAGTTTCCAAAACTGTCAATTATGTACAAGAAAGAGCTGCCCTGATAGAAGGGTTCCGTATAAAGGTTAGGAGGTAGTCCCTTTGAGTAGATCAAAACAGTTTATCATTGGCACGATTGTTGTATGTGCCATTGTTGTTTTGTTTATATTTTTTTTAAATAGCCCATACTATCGGCAGTTCAAATATATATTCAGCTCGGCTGAAAGGTTACAAGACTTTGTAAAAGGTTTTGGGCTATGGGCTCCCCTTATCTTTTTTATGGTTCAATTTTTGCAGGTTATAATAGCGCCAATACCGGGTAACCTGACAGGGATTGTGGGAGGCGCTCTTTTTGGAATAATAAATGGATTTTTGTTAAATGGAGCAGGTATATTTTTAGGTTCTATAGTGGCTTTTTTTATCGCTAGAGTTTTTGGTCAACCCTTAGTATTAAAGTTGATAGGGAAAGATATATTTTATAAATACAACAAAGTATTTGTCGGAAAGAGTTTCATAGTATTGTTTTGTATTTTTTTATTTCCTTTTTTTCCTGATGATGCACTGTGTTTTATGGCCGGCCTATCCAATATGAGAGTATTGAATTTTATCATTCTAATACTATTAGGGAGGATGCCGGGAGTTTTTGTATCCACGCTGGCCGGTGCCGGAATAATCAGTTTTACATTGATTGAATGGTGTATTATTGGGGTTTTATCCTTGGTATTGATTTGGCTGGGGATAAAATATAGTAAGAAGATTGAGGAATTGATTTCTAAATAAACTTGACATCTATAAAGGGGAATTCAGATGATAAAAAGATTTGCTAAATATTATAAACCGCATATGGCATTGTTTATAGTTGATTTTACTTGTGCTTTTATAGTATCTTGCATGGACCTGGTGTTTCCTCTAGTGGTCAAATGGGTGATAGATGATGTTCTCCCATCCAAGAACATGAGACTGTTGATATGGATAGGAATAGGGCTGCTAGGTCTTTATATTTTAAGATATGTGTTTGATTATATTGTCACATATTGGGGACATGTATTGGGTACTAGGATAGAGTATGATATGAGGGAACAGTTATTTTCACATATTCAAAAACTTTCTTTCACGTATTTTGATAATACAAAAACAGGGCATATAATGTCTAGGATAGTCAATGATCTTTTCGAGATAGCAGAGCTTGCACATCATGGACCGGAGGACTTGTTTACAGCAGGGGTGACCCTTACCGGCTCATTTGTGATAATGATGTTATTGAATTGGAAGCTAGCATTGATAACCTTTGCTTTGGTGCCTTTTATGACGATATTTGCTATAAAGAAAAACAAACAGCTTCAGCAGGTGTTTAGGGATTTGAGAATAAAGATTGCCGATATAAATGCACAAGTGGAGGATAGTATTTCAGGGGTACGGGAAGTAAAATCTTTTACCAATGAAGGATATGAGCAGGACAAGTTCAGAGAAGGAAATACAAACTATAAAGAGGCCAGACAAAAAGGCTATAAGGTTATGGGCCAATTTTTTCCTGGGATAAATTTATATTCAAATCTGATCAATTTGGTGGTGCTGGTATTCGGTGGTATATTTATATACTATGATCAGCTTTCTCCCGGAGATTTAATGGGATTTTTATTATTCGTTTCAATGTTTCTTCAGCCGGTAAGAAAGATCAGTGTTTTATTGGAGAACTATCAGAAAGGAATGGCAGGTTTCGCCAGGTTTGTGGAAATTATAGATATGCATCCAGATATCACTGATAGGAAGAACGCTAAACGCGTAGGAAGGCTGGAAGGGGATATAGAGTTTAAGGATGTTACTTTCAGTTATAACAACAAGAAGAATGTGCTGGAAAACTTGAGCTTTACCATAAAGAAAGGGCAAACAGTAGCTATTGTAGGTCCTTCGGGAGGTGGAAAGACTACCTTATGTAGTCTAATACCCAGGTTTTATGAAATAGACCGAGGGAAAATAGAAATAGGTGGAATAGATATAAGAGATGTAACTCAGAAATCATTGAGAAAAAATATAGGGCTAGTACAGCAGAACGTATTTCTTTTTTCCGGAACAGTTAAAGAAAACATAGCATATGGCAAATTGGATGCAACCGATGGAGAGATAGTGCAGGCTGCAAAAAATGCAAATGCTCATGATTTTATAATGAGTTTAGAAAACGGTTATGATACCTATGTAGGCGAGAGGGGGGTAAAGCTTTCTGGCGGACAAAAACAGAGGATTGCTATTGCCAGGATATTTTTAAAAAATCCTCCTATTCTCATACTGGATGAGGCCACATCGGCTTTAGATAATCAAACAGAGAGAATGATACAACATTCTCTTAATAGGCTTTCTCAAGAAAGAACTACTCTGGTGATAGCCCATAGGCTAGCTACTGTAGTGAATGCGGACAGAATAATAGTGTTGACTGATCAAGGAATTGTAGAACAGGGGACACACAGAGAGCTGATGGAAAAAGCAGGGCTTTATTCCCATCTGTATAATATGCAGTTCCAAGATATCACCCAGCAGGACTTCTAAAGTAGTATAGCTTTCCATCCTCTATCGAATAGTCTATTTTTTCATTATCATATAGGGCTTTTAAGAAAGCTGATACTGCTGAAAAATGAAGGTGATATTGTAGAAAGTTGGTGGGAAGGTCTTTTAAAATTATAAGGCTTTGTAAAAGGTCTTCCCTTGTCATAGGCTGTGATAGAAGTTCCAATATATCGGTTAGGTGTTGCTGAATATTATCGATGTTTTTATCTATAAGTCTTATAATTTGATCTTTATCTACAGGTGCCTCTGAGTGTGCAAGCAGGAAGTAATCTGCATCTATGTCTTTTATTTTATGCATTGTATCTATGCTGTGTTCTATATCAAAAAGATAAGGTATAGAATATTTGTCCATTATATCTTGGCTGAAAAGTGCATCGCCTAGAAATAATACTTTATCGGGAGTTAATACCCCTATCTGACCTGGAGAATGTCCGGGAAGAGGTTGGACTAAGAACTTTTGGTCATCAATTTTAGTCATCCCGGATTCTAGGATAAAGTCAACTTCCAATTGGTGGCTGCTGTGATGTTTGTTAAACTCTTTGAGGGGGTTAGAGCAATACAGCAGACAGGAATGGAGTTTGGGGTTTTCTAGGAATATCTTTTCTTTTTCCGAAGTATATACAAGACAGCCAGGATAGTTTTGTTTGAAAAAGTGATTTCCCCCGCAATGATCAGTATGTCCATGGGTGTTGATTATATGTTTTGTATGAAGGCGGTTGTCCACCAATACTTTTCCTATCTTTCTAGCCTGTGTATTGTTTATGCCTGTATCTACCAGCAAACAGTTTTTGTTTTTGAATGAATATACTCCTATATTAGTGGGTGCATTTATATAGTATGAATTTCCTCGTATCTTTATAAGCTGCAATTCTGGGCCTCCTTGTTTTTTTAGCCTTCTTTCTCATATTGTATCTTTTTCCAATGGTACATATAATAATTACTATAGTATTTTTGTCGCATAAAGCTAAACTTTATCATAGTTATTATATATGCTAGCAAAGGGTTGATGCAAATTTTTATTATATTTCAATTAATTGACAAAGAAATATCCATAATGTAAGATAGAAAAAGCATTTGAATTTTTCGAGGTGATCTCTTGGAACAAACTGCAGTGTCAGACAGATTAGGAAATGAAGCTATTGTACCGTTGTTATTTAGGTTATCCATACCATCTATAATAGCTATGGCGGTGCAAGCATTATACAATATTGTAGATAGCATATATGTGGGGCGTATAAGCAAGCAGGCATTGTCTGCATTATCTCTTGCATTTCCAGTCCAGCTAATAGTAATAGGAACTGCCGTTGGTACAGGTGTAGGGGTGAGTTCTCTCATATCTAGATTGCTAGGGAAGGGTGATAAGAAACGGGCTACAAATGCAGCTGAACATGTGATGCTGATAGCTGTAATTTATGGTATAGTAGTTGCTTTTGTAGGAGTGTTTTTTTCTCATGAAATAATTGCAGCCTTTACCGAGGATAAAGAGCTGATACAGATGGGTTCCGAATACATAAGTATTATACTCATGGGTTCTTTTGCACTGTTTTTTCCCATGCTAGCAGATAATATACTCCGTGGCCAAGGCAATACATTTATCCCTATGATTACAATGCTTATAGGTTCTATACTCAATGTGATATTAGATCCTCTATTTATTTTTGGATTATGGGGGTTTCCGCGTTGGGGAATAAAAGGTGCTGCCTTTGCAACTGTTTTGTCCAGGATAATCAGTGGAAGTTTTATGATGTTTATTTTATTCAGTGAAAAAAATGATTTAGATATAAATATCAAGAACTTTAAATTTGATTTTTCTATAATAAAATCCATATATCAGGTAGGATTTCCCGCTATGGTTATGCAGTTTTTAGCAAGTTTTATGGTAGCTGGAATGAACAAGATACTTGTGTCATATTCTACTACTGCTATCGCTGCTGCAGGTATATATTTCAAGTTACAGTCATTTGTATTTATGCCGGTATTTGGGTTGAACCATGGATTTATGCCTATATTGGGATATAATTATGGACATAGAAACCCTGACAGAATGAAAAAAGCCATAAAGGCTGCTTTTGTCATAGGGTTTGCATTTACTTTTGCAGGATTTATTGTGTTTCAAGTCTTTGCAGAACAATTGGTAAGGATGTTCAACGATGATGCAGAACTCATAAAGATAGGGGTAAAGGCTCTTAAAACCATCAGCCTTGCATTTCCCATCATAGGTCCCGCCATTGTGGCCGGCACTACTTTCCAGGCGTTAGGTAGAGGTTTGCCTAGTTTGCTGCTTTCATTTTTGAGGCAGATTATTGTGCTGTTGCCGGCTATGTATGTGTTGGGTATTTATTTTGGGCTGGATGGAGTTTGGTATGCATTTCCATTATCGGAGATAGTCAATGCTGTTATTGGCGGGATATGGCTTGTTGTTGTACTCAAGCAAACATTTGATGATATGAGGATGTGATCATCCTCTTATGAGATAATCTAAGATAAGATGCAGGTCTTCTGGTTCGGAAACTAATATTTCCATTTCCCCTATTTTTGCTTCTGAAAACAGTTTGGTGAGCATTATATACTGGCTTAACTTTGACTTGAGATTGATCCTATCTCCTTCTGACGTAACCAGCTCTACTCTTCCTTTGCACTGCTGAACTTTTTTAAAAAAACCCTCTGGATCAGCTATGTTTGTAATTTTCATAATACTATACCTCCTAATCGTTTTAATTTTTAATTATATAATACCATACATATATTATCTACCCTATTATTATGCATTTAATCATATGATTTTATTTTTTTATATATCTAGGACCAAAAGGGGTGTCTTCCTTTGCGATAATGTTCTCTTGTTCCATCTCCTCTAGTGTTTCCGATATATATTTCACAGTGAGGAATTGTCCCATCTGCTTGTTTATTTCTTTATGATAATTGCTTATGCTTTCAATTTGGAGGGGCAAAAAGTCGATAAGAATTTTTTTCAGTTTGGATGTTTGGTCCATATCCTCCAATTCATCAAAAGGATGTATATCGTGGGGAGATTTGGTTTTTGTTACCCTAAATCTTACCGATACGCTTCTGCCAATGCAAGCACTTGAAATGAAAGCATTTCCTGAGTCTAGATAGGGCAAGCGTTTTATTTCAGCAGAACTCAAGTCTGTTTCTTCTTTTATAACATCCAGATCCGAGCTCCTTACAGTTCTAAATATGATCTTGGTATTGAGCTGGGCTACTGTTGTATCATCAATCAATGCCGGCCTTTGGCTTGCCAGTATCAGGAACACACCATATTTTCTGCCTTCTTGGGCTATTTCTCTCAATGTCCACTTTGTAGGTGTCATTATGTCCCCTTTAAAGCTGAAGTTATGGGCTTCATCCAATACTACAACAAAGGGTGGAAATTTCTCATGGTCTTCTATTTTTTCTGGGCTGTAATCCTGAAGTGTGTCCTTATAAGTCCTTCTTTTTTTATATAGGGTGTTTATTAGATAGCCTGCGATTGTCTTTAGAATATTTATATTTCCCCTCACTACAACTGTTTTTCTATGCTTTAACCCCTCTTCCACCTTGGATATATCATAGTTGAATATGCCTTGAAATTTGAGAGCGTTTAGTCTCCAGGCAATGCCTTTCAGGGTACCTAAACCTTGTACACTGTTTTTATACTTTTGATAGATTTTATATGTTTTTCGTGCATCCGGATCCTCAGATGCTAACTTTTCTATTTCCCGGTCTCCTTTTTCAAATGCATCTATCAGTCTTTCTATTTTACAGGTAAAAGAGATCAGAGAATCATTTTTCTGATGTATGCTCTTTATGGCGGTTTCCATAGTCTCTGTAATGTATTTAGACGATGAGAGAACATTGCACAACTCATCCGATGTAAGATCCTCAAATTTTATACCAAGGTCATGGCCTACTGTACAATAGCAGCTCATCCTTGAGAAATTTTCTATATAATCTTTAGGCAGACCTTCGAAGGTCTGGGTAAAATCCATTTCAAAGTGAGGATCCAGCAGGAGTGTGGGTATCCGTTTTTTCATAAGTTCTTCCAGTATGACCCTGAGACCGAAACTTTTGCCGCTCCCGCTCCCGCCGAAGATACCTATATGGGGATATTCTCTCAAAGCATAGTAATCATACACAAAGGGAATGCCTTGTTGTGGGATGATTCCTC of the Clostridia bacterium genome contains:
- a CDS encoding AarF/ABC1/UbiB kinase family protein; translated protein: MKKTNERKRIRQIISVFIKHGVKRGILNPEQLRLALEELGPTFIKIGQMLSTRPDILPDSYIVEFEKLQDNVKAVEYEQINDIIKEELGKPTDQIFQTFQKQPIATASMAQVHYATMRDGGEVVVKVLRPQIRETMLNDISILRGLTRLFKFRLQDTVVDPSQVVDELWKTAQQELDLKKEAQNLHRFGDNNKDIKYIKCPRPYDEYTTSNILVMDYIGGIKITDINTLETEGYDVQEIAEKLASNYLKQIFEDGFFHADPHPGNILIDDKKIAYLDLGMVGMLDEKMLKKLNIFLYAVAMGDLDSMTQSVIRIGIMRKKVNINRLYSDIEQIYNSYIDRSFYNIDLPRFMDEVLKAAKRNNIAMPSDVTMLIKGIMTIEGLLTKLAPEISIMDIAIPYVKEKMLENRDLKKDFLEHLESIYAFSKSGIKLPAKMLELVNSALAGKLKVQMEHINLENSISELSKMVNRLVFGLIVAALIVASAIVINANVGPKIYDISIFGILGYVGAGMMGILLLVSILRSGKM
- a CDS encoding vitamin B12 dependent-methionine synthase activation domain-containing protein, encoding MEIFRDIDFKFDSDKFYRRINLDKYMSLKGDVDDLLDKAIPLIKPKAVYKVSFIEKKTDDSIDIGEAIFESKTMVKNLKDVHRIFPYIATCGNELEDLEQGLEDVLERFWLDVLKEMALQDAILFINRYIKDKYAMKKMASMNPGSADIDVWPIEQQERLFSIFGDVESLIGVKLTQSCLMIPNKSISGFYFPTTVSFQNCQLCTRKSCPDRRVPYKG
- a CDS encoding TVP38/TMEM64 family protein → MSRSKQFIIGTIVVCAIVVLFIFFLNSPYYRQFKYIFSSAERLQDFVKGFGLWAPLIFFMVQFLQVIIAPIPGNLTGIVGGALFGIINGFLLNGAGIFLGSIVAFFIARVFGQPLVLKLIGKDIFYKYNKVFVGKSFIVLFCIFLFPFFPDDALCFMAGLSNMRVLNFIILILLGRMPGVFVSTLAGAGIISFTLIEWCIIGVLSLVLIWLGIKYSKKIEELISK
- a CDS encoding ABC transporter ATP-binding protein, giving the protein MIKRFAKYYKPHMALFIVDFTCAFIVSCMDLVFPLVVKWVIDDVLPSKNMRLLIWIGIGLLGLYILRYVFDYIVTYWGHVLGTRIEYDMREQLFSHIQKLSFTYFDNTKTGHIMSRIVNDLFEIAELAHHGPEDLFTAGVTLTGSFVIMMLLNWKLALITFALVPFMTIFAIKKNKQLQQVFRDLRIKIADINAQVEDSISGVREVKSFTNEGYEQDKFREGNTNYKEARQKGYKVMGQFFPGINLYSNLINLVVLVFGGIFIYYDQLSPGDLMGFLLFVSMFLQPVRKISVLLENYQKGMAGFARFVEIIDMHPDITDRKNAKRVGRLEGDIEFKDVTFSYNNKKNVLENLSFTIKKGQTVAIVGPSGGGKTTLCSLIPRFYEIDRGKIEIGGIDIRDVTQKSLRKNIGLVQQNVFLFSGTVKENIAYGKLDATDGEIVQAAKNANAHDFIMSLENGYDTYVGERGVKLSGGQKQRIAIARIFLKNPPILILDEATSALDNQTERMIQHSLNRLSQERTTLVIAHRLATVVNADRIIVLTDQGIVEQGTHRELMEKAGLYSHLYNMQFQDITQQDF
- a CDS encoding MBL fold metallo-hydrolase, producing MQLIKIRGNSYYINAPTNIGVYSFKNKNCLLVDTGINNTQARKIGKVLVDNRLHTKHIINTHGHTDHCGGNHFFKQNYPGCLVYTSEKEKIFLENPKLHSCLLYCSNPLKEFNKHHSSHQLEVDFILESGMTKIDDQKFLVQPLPGHSPGQIGVLTPDKVLFLGDALFSQDIMDKYSIPYLFDIEHSIDTMHKIKDIDADYFLLAHSEAPVDKDQIIRLIDKNIDNIQQHLTDILELLSQPMTREDLLQSLIILKDLPTNFLQYHLHFSAVSAFLKALYDNEKIDYSIEDGKLYYFRSPAG
- a CDS encoding MATE family efflux transporter, which produces MEQTAVSDRLGNEAIVPLLFRLSIPSIIAMAVQALYNIVDSIYVGRISKQALSALSLAFPVQLIVIGTAVGTGVGVSSLISRLLGKGDKKRATNAAEHVMLIAVIYGIVVAFVGVFFSHEIIAAFTEDKELIQMGSEYISIILMGSFALFFPMLADNILRGQGNTFIPMITMLIGSILNVILDPLFIFGLWGFPRWGIKGAAFATVLSRIISGSFMMFILFSEKNDLDINIKNFKFDFSIIKSIYQVGFPAMVMQFLASFMVAGMNKILVSYSTTAIAAAGIYFKLQSFVFMPVFGLNHGFMPILGYNYGHRNPDRMKKAIKAAFVIGFAFTFAGFIVFQVFAEQLVRMFNDDAELIKIGVKALKTISLAFPIIGPAIVAGTTFQALGRGLPSLLLSFLRQIIVLLPAMYVLGIYFGLDGVWYAFPLSEIVNAVIGGIWLVVVLKQTFDDMRM
- a CDS encoding polya polymerase, with the translated sequence MKITNIADPEGFFKKVQQCKGRVELVTSEGDRINLKSKLSQYIMLTKLFSEAKIGEMEILVSEPEDLHLILDYLIRG
- a CDS encoding ATP-binding protein → MKFQVVGCTNQQEIFVASTQRKFNINEYLIIEDEDHNNPVGEVMETSSFNKFIPMVDEKSSILDDSVMKNLSQLGFDIDKETVHIAKVRMVGELTRPITVASSVRLPQFKEIEHIVMQKRPEKGLALGVIRGTENIQSSLPNELKNISLLYDKNRGIIPQQGIPFVYDYYALREYPHIGIFGGSGSGKSFGLRVILEELMKKRIPTLLLDPHFEMDFTQTFEGLPKDYIENFSRMSCYCTVGHDLGIKFEDLTSDELCNVLSSSKYITETMETAIKSIHQKNDSLISFTCKIERLIDAFEKGDREIEKLASEDPDARKTYKIYQKYKNSVQGLGTLKGIAWRLNALKFQGIFNYDISKVEEGLKHRKTVVVRGNINILKTIAGYLINTLYKKRRTYKDTLQDYSPEKIEDHEKFPPFVVVLDEAHNFSFKGDIMTPTKWTLREIAQEGRKYGVFLILASQRPALIDDTTVAQLNTKIIFRTVRSSDLDVIKEETDLSSAEIKRLPYLDSGNAFISSACIGRSVSVRFRVTKTKSPHDIHPFDELEDMDQTSKLKKILIDFLPLQIESISNYHKEINKQMGQFLTVKYISETLEEMEQENIIAKEDTPFGPRYIKK